Part of the Denticeps clupeoides chromosome 3, fDenClu1.1, whole genome shotgun sequence genome, GGATATGGGAGTCTATGAACCAGACCTAAAACGTCTGACCCCACATGTTCACATACATATCTCATTCTGATCGAACCAGGTGTGCTTGTTTGAGCGCTTGTGaaaatccaattaaaaaaagtggTCAGGATGTCACTTCTTTCTTGCCAGACTCCTAATCCTACTTCTGACActaaatttactttactttactttattcagcagacacttttatccaaagcgacttacaacaggaagacaccagcaattctcgttcgagttctatagaatattgagtttacaaactaagagccctgataaggctcaaacttgtcagtgaagagcatgctcagagattgttaggtgctagatgaagaaaaattataatgtatttatatatttttgtattgtttgtgcaatgtgtacgcatgtaagtgttagatttgtctgtaatattttttgaacaagagggttttcacctgcttcttaaaagtggtgatagtctcggctagtcgtgtggaggagggcaggttgttccaccagccagggacaacaacggagaacagagatgattggaatcggagaccccgtgaagaaggaatttttagtctcctttcctAAATGCTGCTGGAGGGGAAGAAAGGAGGTAGACAACGTGGTTCCACAAATCAGTGTTGTGTTGGTTGCCAGCTCTGATAGTTCACTTCAGAGAGCTGGCTTCTGTGTGGAGTTGCTTTTCGTCTTTCTCTATTTTCTTTCCCCAAAAACGCACATGATTAGCCAAATATATGATGCATGTGTGTACTGAGGAAGAGAAGGAGGGGCCATGTTATAGGGTGCAACTTGGgctttgaattttaaaaatgtctttggtGACGTTTTGCAGCACCTGCTGAAAAAAAACGGTGTAAAGTCAAATGCACCCACAGACAAATACAGCAATCGCAGGCACAGAAACGGGGGAAGTGACAAAATGAGTGACAACAGAAAACAGGAACATTTGTATGCATTTCAATTACTTTCATAATACAAAGTCAGAGTGTAGAGCAAGCAAGGTTAAAATCTCATAACAGGGTCTACAAATAATCTACGTCAGCACATGAAAACTGTACATCCAGCTGTGCCagcagaagaaaacaaaaaaaattggataTATTTTTGAgatagttttatttttgtatcttaaaatgtattattctttACCATTTTATAAGACATAATTAGCCataaattttatattatttaagtTTTGTATTTTAGTCATTAATTTCAGTTATAATAATATTCAgttatacatatattatttgtaataaattaaagCACCAAAAGAGCCAAAAGAGTCAGTTCTTTTAAGTGAGGAGAGCTTTAAGAGCCAGCTCTCTTAAAAGACATGCAATTCCCATCACTACCACAAATagtgcttgtttttttcctaAAAAATGTGATATCAAAACACATATTTAGTGAAATTGAAACAATAGGGGTCACAAATAAATGAACCAtggtaagaataaaaaaatgacagaaatgagcAGTGAAATGTTTGTCGTTACACTGGCAGCTCAGTTCGTATATAcacataatttaaaatatatacacacacacacacatcatattcacaaaacacacaagatcACATACAGAAATGCATGAACACCACAAAATTTACAAGCATATGCTAAAAACCAAAAAGTAAACCCCCCTTTACCAAAACCTCCAAACATCCCCAGTGATGGTAATCCCCTCACTCCTGTTGCACCCTGTTAAGTATTAGGGACACCTGTTCATGACACCCACCAGCATCAGGTAACTACGATGGAAGCTCCGTACTGTGTGAGTGATAGGGAGCATGATATATCGAAAAATGATTGTTATTGCGATAATAGTATACACAATATCTGTATCACAAAGAGATGTGATAAATGAATTCTATACTGCATCCGAAATtgtatactatatactattgtaACGAGCAGTCGCCGCaaggtcaggaaaggagaaattgGCTCCATCATGGGGGTTTCggaataacactttttttttttttttaacataagcCTGTAGGTGGCGACAACAGCCAATACCTACTCCTTCGGCTTCCAAATTACAGGGAGGCGtctcttcatctcctccagATCTACACAACTACGTCCcggtgtaaagtttctccccttgcacatgctacattaaatccccataacacacaaatcctgaaccccaacagaacacatttacccgtaacatggttaactatttgcagtccccGGACGTGCCTGTCCCGTCAGCATGTAGCTCACCctcaaggcatgctggtcccaactccACCGCCACactatattgtatgtgaaaaacagtatacGAGGAGAGTAGTACGCGCTGTACTTCCGCTGTACTTCTGCGTGTGCGGACTGGACACTGACACCAGGCTGGAACCGGACGAGCTGAGCGGTGAATTCATAGTATAGAATTcaggtctatggtaacagcaaaccagaaatcagaatcTCTCTtgagggttttaagtcattcataatgttttgaagactaaatatttgcaactttgttgacatattgtttctttttagcctgaattagatttaattagatcagatgaatatatattacctgtttattttagtatgatcattacatatataaatatttttttaaatagttaataataataacaataatacttttaaaaacatttctctagggaaatgttatatcgcaagaaatattgttattgcaatattcaacaacaataccacatattttcccaatatcgtgcagccctagtgacTGTCATGGTTActttatagactcaagaatacactacatATACACAACAATTCACTAAATACCTCCTTTATCCTGGAGATGTggctcccaaaaaggttgccacagaccaatcagattgtcctttgatgtttgtGCTTGGTCAAGAGACTGCAGGAAtgcagtggtcatccacccccaaaaaaagactTTCCTGTCTTCCTGAAGGCCATTTGCTTTTGAAGGTCTTTTGCTAACCTGGTGATACTTCTTTAAGAGGGGAAGGAAACAGCTTGGAGATAAcgtgggggtcttcattaacacATCAATTCAACTACGCATGTACACTTGTAGGGCTTTTCATCAGAATATTCACATTAAGGACATTTGAGCTGATCTAATTCTGTAAAGTATTTAAATCTTGCCCTAATACTACTGTCCAATGTGTAAATGTTGGTGCATTATGAGGCATAATTTAGTTGAAAAACTCTTCCAACATGTCACACACTGGTAGGGGtcctctccagtatggatcatctggtgtattttaaagCACAATGCTTGTGTAAAAGTCTTccaaaactccacacacagtTAAGGATTCtatccagtatgtatcctctggtgttttttaaggtctgatgctcgtgtaaaactcttcccacatgcCACACACTgaaagggcttctctccagtatgtatcttctggtgcattttaaggcACGATGCTCGCgtaaacctcttcccacactccataCACTGGTAGGgcctctctccagtatgtatcctctggtgtattttaaggtctgatgcttgtgtaaaactcttcccacactctacacactggtagggcttctctccagtatgtgtcctctggtgtattttaaggtttgatgcttctgtaaaactcttgccacactccacacactggtagggcttctctccagtatgtatcctctggtgtattttaaggcacgatgcttgtgaaaaactcttcccacactccacacactggaagggtttctctccagtatgtatactctggtgtattttaaggcaGGATGCTCGtgtaaatctcttcccacactccataCACTGGTAGGgcctctctccagtatgtgtccgttggtgtattttaaggcaCGAagcttgtgaaaaactcttcctaCACTCTACACATTGGTGGgtcttctctccagtatgtatcctctggtgtattctAAGGTTTGACGCTTGGgtaaatctcttcccacactctacacactggtggGTCTTCTccccagtatgtatcctctggtgtattttaaggtgcGATGCACCtgtaaatctcttcccacactccccACACTGGTGGGTCTTCTCCCCAGTATGTCGCCTCTGATGTGCTTTAAGGTTCTTGCCTTGTCTTGAACTGTAAATacacttgttgaactggtgcattTCTTCCTCAGTTTCCTTTTTACATGTTTGATCCGTGAATTTGTTTCCGATTTCTGCAAATATAGGAACAAGTTATAGAAGTTTTTACATTATGTTTAACTAGTTGTGACtggtttggtttagt contains:
- the LOC114786335 gene encoding zinc finger protein 239-like isoform X2, yielding MDPRLFLLPTDLRNNTHVKTEISSDIITYQNCGKTLEITGIDVKKESDDEDYSEIGNKFTDQTCKKETEEEMHQFNKCIYSSRQGKNLKAHQRRHTGEKTHQCGECGKRFTGASHLKIHQRIHTGEKTHQCVECGKRFTQASNLRIHQRIHTGEKTHQCVECRKSFSQASCLKIHQRTHTGERPYQCMECGKRFTRASCLKIHQSIHTGEKPFQCVECGKSFSQASCLKIHQRIHTGEKPYQCVECGKSFTEASNLKIHQRTHTGEKPYQCVECGKSFTQASDLKIHQRIHTGERPYQCMECGKRFTRASCLKMHQKIHTGEKPFQCVACGKSFTRASDLKKHQRIHTG
- the LOC114786335 gene encoding zinc finger protein 239-like isoform X1, with the translated sequence MTGTAGPKMDPRLFLLPTDLRNNTHVKTEISSDIITYQNCGKTLEITGIDVKKESDDEDYSEIGNKFTDQTCKKETEEEMHQFNKCIYSSRQGKNLKAHQRRHTGEKTHQCGECGKRFTGASHLKIHQRIHTGEKTHQCVECGKRFTQASNLRIHQRIHTGEKTHQCVECRKSFSQASCLKIHQRTHTGERPYQCMECGKRFTRASCLKIHQSIHTGEKPFQCVECGKSFSQASCLKIHQRIHTGEKPYQCVECGKSFTEASNLKIHQRTHTGEKPYQCVECGKSFTQASDLKIHQRIHTGERPYQCMECGKRFTRASCLKMHQKIHTGEKPFQCVACGKSFTRASDLKKHQRIHTG